Sequence from the uncultured Flavobacterium sp. genome:
AGCCGGAATCGCTTTAGGAAGAACAACTTACGGATCGCCAACACTTTCAGATCAATCTGTTTTGAGTTGTCAGTCTTTAAAACTTGGTCCAGGCGAAACTTTGCGTTCACATTCAGCAGACGAATTTATTTTTATCAATGAAATCGAAGAAGGAATCGACTTGTATATCAAAATACTAACTGATTTCTTTAAATTATAATTGAATCGAATTAAACCCGACAGTTTTTAAAACCTGTCGGGTTTCTAAAAATATCACCTATGAAACTTTGGGAAAAAGGAATACCAACAGACAAACAAATCGAGCATTTCACAGTAGGAAACGATCGTGAACTAGATTTGGTTCTTGCAAAATACGATGCTTTAGGTTCTATTGCACATGCAAAAATGTTGGGTCAAATTGGTTTATTAACTGAAGAAGAAACAACTTCTTTAGTTGATGCCTTAAACGAAATCATTGCTGACGTTGAAAAAGGAAACTTCGAAATCGAAGACAGTTTTGAAGACGTACATTCCAAAATAGAATATTTATTGACCGTAAAATTAGGCGATGCCGGAAAGAAAATCCATACGGCGCGTTCTCGTAACGATCAGGTTTTAGTTGATGTTCATTTATATTTGAAAGACGAATTAAAAGCCTTAAAAGAACAAGTAAAAACGTTGTTCGATTTGTTAATGGAATCGGCAGAAAAACACCAAAATGTTTTATTGCCAGGATATACACATTTGCAAATCGCTATGCCATCTTCATTCGGAATGTGGTTTTCTGCTTACGCCGAAAGTTTTATTGACGATGTTACAATGTTAAATGCAGCTTCAAAAATTGTAGATCAGAACCCATTAGGATCTGCTGCAGGTTACGGAAGTTCGTTCCCAATCAACAGAACATTTACAACGCAGGAATTAGGATTTGAAACTTTGAAATTCAATGCTGTTGCAGCACAAATGAGCCGCGGAAAAGCAGAGAAAACTGTTGCATTTGCAATGGCAAGTGTTGCAGGAACTTTATCAAAATTCGCCATGGACGTTTGTTTGTACATGAGCCAAAATTTTGATTTTATTGGTCTTCCGGCGCATCTTACAACAGGTTCTAGTATTATGCCACACAAGAAAAATCCAGATGTATTTGAATTAATCAGAGGAAAATGCAACAAGATTCAGGCACTTCCATACGAAATAACTTTAATTACTAATAATCTACCAAGCGGTTATCACAGAGATTTACAGCTTTTGAAAGAAGGATTATTTCCTGCGCTTCAAAATCTAAAAGCATGTTTGGATATTGCGATTTTCTCGGTAAAAGATATTACAGTAAAAGACAACATTTTAAAAGATAAAAAATACGATTATTTGTTTACAGTAGATACTTTAAACGAAATGGTTGTTGCAGGAATGCCTTTTAGAGATGCATACAAAGCTGTTGCAGAACAATTGGAAGCAGGAACTTATCAATCGCCAAAAGAAACAAAACACACGCACGAAGGCAGTATCAATAATTTATGTCTGGACGCTATTAAAGATAAAATGAAAGCAGCTTTTTAAGCAAATTTACTTTTGTTTCTAAATAAAAAACCGATTTGTATCAGATACAAATCGGTTTTTTATTTTGGAATTATTTTTTTACAACCTTAAATGTTTTAATTCTGTTTTCAATCTGAATTTTGCAGATATAAGTTCCTTCAGCAAGATTTCCGACATTTAATTCTAAATTTTCGTCAGATGAAATGTTTTTTGAATTGGAGTAGACTTTAGAACCATTTGAAGAAAATATACTAATAAAAGCGGTTCCGTTTTCACTGTTAGAAAATTTGATATTTAATAAACTATCAATAAGCGTTGGATAATATTTAAGATCCAGGTCAATTGCTTTATCGCTAATTCCTAAAAAAGTGCAAGCCGAGCTTATTTTTCCATCAGCATTAACCTGAAGAGTTGCACCTGCGCCACATGAAGTATTCGATAAATAGTTAGCAACTTCTGTAGCCGGAAAACTGGAATATGCATATGAAGGTTTGTTAACAGCATCTCCATAAGCTTCCGGTGCTTTAAGACAGTCCGAAAAAGTAACTCCAACCGTTCCTCCATCAGTGCTGATGTAATTTTTGAATACAGTACCAATTTTAGAAAAATCGGTGCCTTCAACATAACAAGTTGTATTGTTATTTCCTCCGCCTAAACCAATTCCTAATGAGCCAGATACAGACGTATTATAATAACAATTTAGAATATGAAGTTCGGCATTTCTTCCACGTGGCATACGCTCTCTACAACCTTCGGCCCAATAACAGTTTTTAAAAGTAATGCTATAATGACCGTCAGAAGGAGCATCGGTTTTTGAAGAACCTACCAAATCTGAAAATCTATGATCATCTGCGCCACCGGAACCACCGGCTTTAGGAGCTTTTAGATAAGTAAATTTACACCAGGAAATAGTAACATTATCGGCTGCTCCTTTATTGTCGAAATTACCATCCATTCCGTCTTGAAATTCACAATGATCTACCCAAATATTCGTAGCTTCTGATGTAAAATTATCATGGCCATCAACATCATAAGCTCCCGGACCTTCAAAAATCAGGTTTCTTATAATAATATTATTTGATCCGGGTTTTAAATTAAGAATTCCGGATCCGGCAGCAGTTTGATCTGTATTTATTAATCTTGCTCCGGGTAATCCAATAATCGTTTTATCATTAACGAGTAAACTGGTATAACTGAAGTTTATAGTTCCAGAGATCAGGATTACTTGTTTAGTAGTCAATTTAAGTTTTGCTACTAAATCAGAATAATTAGAAACAGTTACAGGAGTTGAAGTTCCGCCACCGGTTGCTGAGGCACCAAATCCTTCAGGTGCAGTCATGTAATAATTTTGTGAAGAAACTGATAAGCTCAGTAAAAATAGTACCAGAAGTAGATTTCTTTTCATTTTTAAGTTAATTAATTTTTAGTTTAATAAAAGTAGATTTGGGGTCTATTGTAATCGATTGTTCGAAATTAATTAATAAAGTTTAATTTTAAATGTTTAAAATACATTTTTTGGATTTTGGTAAATTATCTTTAAAAATTACGGGTATTAATTTTATATTTTTAATTTTTTTCATTCATCTCAAGCAAGTTTTTATTTACAAATTAAAATTTATCGATGATAAAAAACACTATTTTTGATTTGCACTTTTATAAAGTAACTATGAATAAGTTTGACGACCAAGCCACTAAAGCGCTTTTGGATAGAAATCTAATAACGGAGAATCAGTATCAGGAAATAAGTTCCTATCGTAATCTGAATATTTTTTCGCTAAACGCCGAATTAAAGTTTTTTCTCTATTTATCGGTCTTGTTATTTACATCAGGAATCGGAATTTTGATTTATGAAAACATCGATAGTATTGGTCATATCGCCATACTTTCGTTATTATTAATTGTCATTGTGGTTTGTTTTTATTACTGTTTTAAAAACGCAAAAGGCTTCCAGAAATCCGAAACTACTTTTGAACATCCTGTTTTGGAATATTTAGTTTTATTGGCTAATATTCTGACTTGTATTTTTATAGGTTATTTGCAATTTCAGTATAAACCTTTCGGAACACATTACGGATTAGCAACTTTAATTCCAACGGTTGTCAGTTTCTTTTGTGCTTATTATTTCGATAATAAAAGTGTTTTAACTATCGCAATTACTGGTTTGGCTGCTTATGTTGGACTTTCGGTAACGCCTCAGGATTTATTAAATAATACAAATTTTTATGCAGATCCAACTTTAAGTTATTCTGCAATAATACTTGGAGTTTTACTTATTTTATGGACAGTTTACAGCACAAGGATTCAGTTAAAAACTCATTTTACGATTATTTATCTAACATTTGCTTTGCACATTATAAGCATTGCGTCGATCAATAGTTTAGTCGATTATTACAGCGAAGGCATTTGGTTGATTTTTGCTTTTATTCTGGCGGGTTCATCGTATTATTTTTATAAAGTAAGTCATAATCTTAAGGCGATTTCGTTATATGTTTTTATGATTGTCTATGCTTATATAGGCTTTAATATTTTCTTATTCCGAGTTTTTGAGCATATTGATTTTTCAGAAATTTGGGAGTTATTTATTTTAATTCTTCCGGTTTATTTCATTGGCTCAATAGTCGTATTTATTAAACTTATTAAAAACTTCAATAAAGAAATTGCAAAATGATAGTATACGAGAAACAATTTTTAGATGATTTGGCTTTGCTTGAAGAAGCGAATTCTTTAAAAGAAGCTGGTTTTATAAGTAAAGAACAAAGAGATTTAATCAAAAAAGAACTTCCGGATTTTAAGGGAAATAGTAATATTTTGGTTCGATTAGGATTCTTTTTGTTGGGAGCGTTTTTGTATTTATCGATATGTGGCGCAATTTCGTTATTAGGTCTTATTGGTGAACAATCCTTTTTCAATGTTTGTTGTTATATTTTTGCTATTGTTGGTTTTGTTGGTGCAGAATTGTTAGCCAATCAAAAATATTATGGACACGGTTTAGAAGATGCTTTTTGTTTGGGAGCACTTTTAAATGTTGGTTTTGCTATTGCTATCACTACAGAAGGATACGAATTAATAATTGCCATATTTGTTGCAATTGCTTCTTTCGTAGTGTATAGAAGATATTTACATCTATTGTCTTTACTTGTTTTTTGTTTAGCTTCTTCGGCTATTTTATTTTATGGCTTATTTGAATTTGGTTCTGTCGGAAAAACTATTTTGCCATTTGTCGCAATGATAGTTTCTGCTGCATTTTACTTTTTAACTAAAAAAGGAATTAATAATCTCAAGGAAAGGTATTACTATAATGGGCTTTTGCTTGCTAATAGTTTCTGCTTAGTATTGTTTTATCTTTCTTGTAATTATCTCGTAGTTAGAGAACTTTCTGTAATGCTTTTAGGAAATGAAATACTTCCCGGAAAGGATATTCCGTTTGCCATATTCTTTTATACATTCACTTTTATCGTTCCGATTGTTTATTTGGCGCAAGCCTTAAAAACAAAAGACAGAATCATGCTTTGGATTAGTTTTCTGGCAATTGGATTTTCAATTTACACAATCAGATTCTATTATTCGGTTTTACCAATAGAAGTAGCGTTGACTTTAGGCGGATTGGTTTTGTTTGCAATCGCTTATTTTTCTATTAGAAATTTAAAAAGTAAAGAAAGTGGTTTGACTTTTAAACCGGACAGAATCAATAGTTCGAATGCATTTCTAAATGCTGAAGCTTTAATCGTCGCTTCAACAGTTGGTTTAAAACCAGAAGTAAAATCAGAATCCCCAATGGAATTTGGAGGTGGAGGTTTTAGTGGAGGTGGTTCAGAAGGAACTTTCTAGTTAATTGTTAATTGTTGATGATTGATTATTAATTATAAAAATAGAAAAGTGAGATGTAAATGAATTTACATCTCACTTTTTATATTAAAAGCGTTTATAATTAAGAGCTTAGCTTTATTTTTCTTAATAGCTTAATGGTAAAAAGAAAAAACTTTAATGTTTTTAAACTTTTTCTTTCAAAGCAATTGCATCAATATCGCTGTGCGAAACATCGTAAACAGCCTTTCC
This genomic interval carries:
- the argH gene encoding argininosuccinate lyase, giving the protein MKLWEKGIPTDKQIEHFTVGNDRELDLVLAKYDALGSIAHAKMLGQIGLLTEEETTSLVDALNEIIADVEKGNFEIEDSFEDVHSKIEYLLTVKLGDAGKKIHTARSRNDQVLVDVHLYLKDELKALKEQVKTLFDLLMESAEKHQNVLLPGYTHLQIAMPSSFGMWFSAYAESFIDDVTMLNAASKIVDQNPLGSAAGYGSSFPINRTFTTQELGFETLKFNAVAAQMSRGKAEKTVAFAMASVAGTLSKFAMDVCLYMSQNFDFIGLPAHLTTGSSIMPHKKNPDVFELIRGKCNKIQALPYEITLITNNLPSGYHRDLQLLKEGLFPALQNLKACLDIAIFSVKDITVKDNILKDKKYDYLFTVDTLNEMVVAGMPFRDAYKAVAEQLEAGTYQSPKETKHTHEGSINNLCLDAIKDKMKAAF
- a CDS encoding T9SS type A sorting domain-containing protein; translation: MKRNLLLVLFLLSLSVSSQNYYMTAPEGFGASATGGGTSTPVTVSNYSDLVAKLKLTTKQVILISGTINFSYTSLLVNDKTIIGLPGARLINTDQTAAGSGILNLKPGSNNIIIRNLIFEGPGAYDVDGHDNFTSEATNIWVDHCEFQDGMDGNFDNKGAADNVTISWCKFTYLKAPKAGGSGGADDHRFSDLVGSSKTDAPSDGHYSITFKNCYWAEGCRERMPRGRNAELHILNCYYNTSVSGSLGIGLGGGNNNTTCYVEGTDFSKIGTVFKNYISTDGGTVGVTFSDCLKAPEAYGDAVNKPSYAYSSFPATEVANYLSNTSCGAGATLQVNADGKISSACTFLGISDKAIDLDLKYYPTLIDSLLNIKFSNSENGTAFISIFSSNGSKVYSNSKNISSDENLELNVGNLAEGTYICKIQIENRIKTFKVVKK
- a CDS encoding DUF2157 domain-containing protein, with the translated sequence MIKNTIFDLHFYKVTMNKFDDQATKALLDRNLITENQYQEISSYRNLNIFSLNAELKFFLYLSVLLFTSGIGILIYENIDSIGHIAILSLLLIVIVVCFYYCFKNAKGFQKSETTFEHPVLEYLVLLANILTCIFIGYLQFQYKPFGTHYGLATLIPTVVSFFCAYYFDNKSVLTIAITGLAAYVGLSVTPQDLLNNTNFYADPTLSYSAIILGVLLILWTVYSTRIQLKTHFTIIYLTFALHIISIASINSLVDYYSEGIWLIFAFILAGSSYYFYKVSHNLKAISLYVFMIVYAYIGFNIFLFRVFEHIDFSEIWELFILILPVYFIGSIVVFIKLIKNFNKEIAK